In Pseudomonas oryzihabitans, the DNA window AAGCTGTCGAGTGCCCGTTCCAGCACGAGACCCTGCTGCAGAACCAGAACAACACCAAGACGCCGGCCCTGAGCCGCGCCTGCTGCAAAGGAGTGTCCATGCCGCGCACCCTGAATGTGCTGCCGCCGGAGAAAGGTGTCTGCCTGATCACCCTCCAGCGCCCCGAGGCGCTGAATGCCCTCTCCACCGAACTGCTGGGCGAGTTGGCACAAGCCCTGGAAACAGCCGAACGGGAGCCTGAGGTCCGCGTCGTGGTCCTCACCGGCAGCCGCAAGGCCTTCGCCGCGGGCGCCGATCTCAAGGAGATGGCCGAACGGGATCTGATCGGTACCCTCGAAGACCCCCGGGTCCGCCACTGGCAACGCATCGCCGCCTTTTCCAAACCCCTGATCGCCGCGGTCAACGGCTTCGCCCTGGGCGGTGGCTGCGAGTTGGCCATGCATGCCGACATCCTCATCGCCGGCCGCGACGCCCGCTTCGGCCAACCGGAAATCAATCTCGGCATCATCCCCGGCGCGGGTGGTACCCAGCGCCTGCTGCGGGCGGTCGGCAAGTCCCAGGCCATGCAGATGGTGCTCACCGGCGAGGCCATCGATGCCTGCCAGGCCCAGCGCGTCGGCCTGGTCAGCGAGATCACCCAACCCGAACTCACCGTCGAGCGCGCCCTCGAAATCGGCCGACTCATCGCGGCCAAGGCGCCACTGGCGGTGCGCCTCGCCAAGGAGGTGCTGCTCAAGGCGCAAGACGTGGATCTCGCCAGCGGGCTGAAGATCGAGCGCCAGGCCTTCATCATGCTGGCGGGCACCGCGGACCGCACCGAAGGCCTTCGCGCCTTCCAGGAAAAACGCCCGCCGCGCTTCGTCGGCCGCTAAGCCCTTTCCGCCTCTGCCCTGGAGCCAGTCCCATGACCTTCGAACACCTGCTGTTCTCCGTCGAAGACGGCGTCGCCCTGCTCAGCCTGAATCGGCCGGAGCAGCTCAACAGCTTCACCCCGCCGATGCACCTGGAGCTGCGCGAGGCCCTCAAGCAGGTGCGCCAGACGCCCGAGGTGCGGGTGCTGCTGCTGACCGGTGAAGGGCGCGGCTTCTGCGCCGGCCAGGATCTCTCCGATCGCAATGTGGCACCCGAGGCGGCGATGCCAGATCTCGGCGCCTCCATCGAGACCTACTACAACCCCCTGATCCGCGCCCTGCGCGACTTGCCCATGCCGGTCATCTGCGCCGTGAACGGCGTGGCCGCCGGCGCCGGGGCCAATATCCCCCTGGCCTGCGACCTGGTCCTGGCCGCACGCTCGGCGAGTTTCATCCAGGCCTTCTGCAAGATCGGCCTGATCCCCGACTCGGGCGGCACCTGGATGCTGCCACGCCTCATCGGCATGGCCCGCGCCAAGGCGCTCGCCCTGCTGGGTGAACGTCTCACCGCCGAACAGGCCGCCGACTGGGGGCTGATCTACCGGGTGGTGGACGACGCCGAACTGCGCAGCGAAGCCCTCAAGCTTGCCCGCCATCTCGCGACCCAGCCCACGGCCGGACTGGCGCTGATCAAGCGCAGCCTGAACGCCAGTTTCGACAATAGTTTCGACGAGCAACTGGACCTGGAGCGCGACCTGCAACGCCTGGCCGGGCGCAGCGACGACTATCGTGAGGGTGTCAGCGCCTTCATGGCCAAGCGCTCCCCCACCTTCAGGGGCCGCTGAGATGGTTGCCTTGCCAGAGACAGCGCGGATCGCGGTCATCGGCGCCGGGGCCATGGGCGCCGGCATCGCCCAGGTCGCGGCCCAGGCCGGCCACGAGGTGCAGCTCTACGACAACCGCCCCGGCGCCGCTGTCCGGGCCATCGATGGCATCGCCTGGCAACTCGGTCGGCTGGTGGAAAAGGGCAAGCTGGAGGGCGCCACGCGCGACGCCATCCTCAGTCGCCTGCGGCCCGCGGTGTCCCTCGACGCCCTGGCCGAGGTCAGCCTAGTGATCGAAGCCATCGTCGAGGACCTCGCGGTCAAAGGCGCGCTCTTCGCGCAACTCGAAGCCCTCTGCGCCCCTGACTGCATCCTCGCCAGCAACACCTCTTCGCTGTCCATCACGGCGCTGGCTGCGGGCCTCGAGCGACCCGAGCGGCTGGCCGGCCTGCACTTCTTCAATCCCGCGCCGCTGATGGCGCTGGTCGAGGTGGTCAGCGGCCTGGCCACCGACGCGGCGGTGGTGGAGACGCTGCTGGCCACCGCCCGTCGCTGGGGCAAGCGCCCGGTCCGCACCCGCTCAACCCCCGGTTTCATCGTCAATCGCGTCGCCCGCCCCTTCTATGCCGAGAGCCTGCGCCTGCTGCAGGAAGGCGCCGCCAGCTGCGCCTCGCTGGATGCGCTGCTGCGTGAGGCCGGTGGCTTCCGCATGGGCGCCTTCGAGCTGACCGACCTCATCGGCCAGGACATCAACTATGCCGTCACCTGCTCGGTGTTCAACGCCTATCACGGTGATCCGCGCTTTCGGCCCTCGCTGATCCAGAAGGAGCTGGTCGATGCCGGCCGCCTGGGCCGCAAGAGCGGCCAGGGCTTCTATGACTATCGCGAAGGCGCGACCCGTCCGGCTCCAACCGAATTGGAAAGCGCCGCCACCGTCGACGGCTGCGTGCTGGAAGGCGACCTCGGCGTGGCCCGGTCATTGGTGCAGCGCCTGCGGGCCACGGGGATCGCCGTCACCGAGCGGGCCGGTAGCGGCCTGTTGCGAGTGGGCGATGCGGTACTGGCCCTGAGCGACGGGCGCCTGGCGAGCGAGCGCGCCCGGCAAGAGGGCCTGCGCAATCTGGTCCTGTTCGATCTGGCGCTGGACTACGGCACGGCTAGCCGCCTGGCCATCAGCTGGGCAGCCGACACCACCCCCCTGGCCCGTGATCAGGCCGTCGCCCTGTTGCGCCACGCCGGCCTCAAGGTCACACCGATCCGCGACCTGCCCGGTCTGCCGGTGCTACGCACGGTGGCGATGCTGGCCAATGAAGCGGCCGATGCCGTCCTGCATCAGGTGGCGTCCGCCGCGGACGTGGATCTCGCCCTTTGCGCTGGCGTCAATTACCCACTTGGGCCACTGGCCTGGGCGGAGGCGATCGGCCTGGGACTGGTACTGACCACCCTGGAAAACCTGCAGCGCAGCTATGGTGAGGATAGGTATCGACCCTCGCTGCTGTTGCGCCGAACCCTGGCCGAAGGAGGTCGCCTGCATGAATGACGCCCATTCGCAGCCCCTGGCCGAGGCCTGCGCCGAAGCCCTGCTCAGTCGCGACCGCGCCTCTCGCCAGCTGGGCATCCAGCTGCTCGACGTCGGCCCCGGCAGCGCCCGCCTGAGCATGCTGGTCACGCAAGACCACCTGCAGGGCTACGGCACCTGCCACGGCGGCCTGCTCTTTACCCTGGCCGACTCGGCCTTTGCGGTCGCCTGCAACACCTACGACCAGGCCACGGTCGCGAGCGGTTGCAGCATCGATTTTCTGGCCCCGGCCCAAGCGGGAGACCGCCTGGTGGCGACCGCCATCGAGCAGAGCCGGCGGGGTCGCACCGGCCTCTATGACGTCCGTATCGACAACCAGCAGGGCCAGCTTATCGCCCTGTTCCGCGGCAGAGCCTACCGCGTGCATGGCCCGGTGTTGGTACAGGAGACCCGTGAGGAGTGATGCCCTCTGAACCCGGACGCCTGAGCAACGCCCAGGCATTGCGCAAAGGCCGCCCGCAGCCTCCAACACAACTTTCGAGTGACGCCATGAACCTGCCCCTCGACGCCAATCGTGCCCTGCTCGACCCGCTGGAGATCGCCAGCCTAGACAGCCTGCGCCAGCATCAGCTGGACCGGCTGCGCTGGAGCCTGAAGCACGCCTACGAGAACGTACCCCTGTATCGCCGGCGTTTCGAGGAGGCCCAGGTGCACCCGGACGACCTGCACTCCCTGGACGATCTGGCGCGTTTTCCCTTCACCGGCAAGAGCGACCTGCGCGATCACTATCCCTACGGCATGTTCGCCGTGCCCCAGCACGAGATCGTGCGCTTGCACGCCTCCAGCGGCACCACCGGCAAGCCAACGGTGGTGGGCTATACCCAGGGGGACATCGATACCTGGGCCAGTGTCATGGCCCGCTCGATTCGCGCCGCGGGCGGTCGCAAGGGTGACCGGGTGCATATCGCCTATGGCTACGGCCTGTTCACCGGCGGGCTGGGCGCCCATTACGGCGCCGAGCGCCTGGGCTGCACCGTGATCCCGATGTCGGGCGGCCAGACCGAGAAGCAGGTCCAGCTGATCCGCGACCTGCAACCCGACATCATCATGGTCACCCCTTCCTACATGCTCAACCTGGCGGACGAGATCGAACGCCAGGGCGTGGACCCGCACGAATTGCGGCTGCGCCTGGGCATCTTCGGCGCCGAACCCTGGACGGCCGAACTCCGCCGTGTGGTGGAAGAGCGCCTGGGCATCGTCGCCCTCGACATCTACGGCCTCTCCGAGATCATGGGGCCTGGCGTGGCCATGGAGTGCGCCGAAACCAAGGACGGCCCCACGGTGTGGGAAGACCACTTCTATCCGGAGATCATCGATCCGGTCAGCGGTGCCGTGCTGCCGGATGGTGAATACGGCGAGCTGGTCTTCACCTCGTTGAGCAAGGAAGCCCTGCCGATGATCCGCTATCGCACCCGCGACCTGACCCGCCTGCTGCCGGGTACCGCCCGCCCCATGCGGCGCATCGACAAGATCACCGGGCGGAGCGACGACATGCTCATCATCCGGGGCGTCAACGTCTTTCCGACCCAGATCGAGGAGCAGGTGCTCAAGGCCGGCATCCTGGCCGAGGTCTATGAACTCCACCTGTCCCGCCAGGGCAACCTGGACAGCATCGAGGTGCATGTGGAACTTCGGCACGAACTCCAGCACCTGGCCGCCACCGAACAGGCGCAAATCGCCCAGGAACTGGCACGGCAGATCAAGACCCACGTCGGCATCAGTACCAGGGTCCTGTTGCAGCCCTGCCACAGCCTCAAGCGCTCGGAAGGCAAGGCCTGCCACGTCTACGACTGTCGTCAGCGCGCCTGAGCCACCGCCACTCTCCAGACGCGAGGGCGGCGCCTCGGTGCTCGGTCCCAAAGCCGTCTTTCTCGCCTACGCTGTGCGTGAATCGATCGGATCACGGGCCGGGCAGGCGCTTGCCAACCGTGGGTTCCCCGCAAAGCGGCGCCTCTAGCGGATGTCATGGCCACAGGTGATCCACCAGCGGCCCTTCAGGCGCCCACAACCCGACACAAATAAATTGCACTGTACATTGCTTTTTGTATCGTTTAGAACTGAAGACCTGGGAGGCGATACCTCTTTTCTCCACTGCACAGGAGCCGACTCATGTACGCGCAACTGGTCGAGACCGGCACCAAGGGTGTCAAGTCGCTCGAAGAGATGTCACCCGAGGAGCGGGCGTTCCAACAGAAGATCGATGACGAGATCAAGATCGAAGCCAAGAACTGGATGCCCGAGGCCTATCGCCAGACGCTGATCCGGCAGATCTCCCAGCATGCCCATTCGGAAATCGTCGGCATGCTGCCCGAGGGCAACTGGGTGACCCGCGCGCCGACCCTCAAGCGCAAGCTGCAGCTGATGGCCAAGATCCAGGACGAAGCCGGCCACGGGCTCTACCTGTACAGCGCCATGGAGACCCTGGGCGCCGACCGTGACGAGGAGATCGCCAAGCTGCACACGGGCAAGGCCAAGTACTCCAGCATCTTCAACTACCCGACGCTGAACTGGGCCGACATGGGCGCGGTGGGCTGGCTGGTGGATGGCGCCGCCATCGTCAACCAGGTGGTCCTGCAGCGCACCTCCTACGGCCCCTATTCCCGCGCCATGATCCGTATCTGCAAGGAGGAGAGCTTCCACCAGCGCCAGGGCTACGAGCTGCTGCTGACGATGATGCGCCAGGGTACCCAGGCCCAGCGGGACATGGTGCAGGACGCCATCAACCGGCTCTGGTGGCCGGCGCTGATGATGTTCGGCCCGAACGACGCGCACTCTCCCAACAGCGCCCAGTCGCTGGCCTGGAAGATCAAGCGGCAGAGCAACGACGAGCTGCGCCAGCGCTTCATCGACCAGACCGTGCCGCAGCTGGAGCTGCTCGGCTGCACCGCGCCCGACCCGGAGCTCCGGTGGAACGAGGCTCGCGGGCATTACGACTTCGGCGCCATCCAGTGGGAGGAATTCTACGAGGTGCTCAAGGGCAACGGCCCCTGCAACGCCGAGCGCCTGGCCACCCGCCGCAACGCCATCGACGGTGGGGCCTGGGTCCGCGAAGCCGCGGTCGCCCACGCCCGCAAGAAACAACAACGCACTAGCGCCGCCTGACCCTGGGAGATCGCCGCCATGGCTGAATGGGCCCTGTTCGAAGTCTTCGTGCGCAGCAAGCACGGTCTCAACCACAAGCACGTCGGCAGCGTCCATGCGGCCGATGCCGCCATGGCCCTGGAGAACGCCCGTGAGCTCTACACCCGGCGCAGTGAGGGCGTGAGCCTCTGGGTGGTGCCCTCGGCGCAGATCACCGCCTCGTCGCCGGACGAGAAGGAGCCCCTCTTCGACCCCGCCGACGACAAGGTCTACCGGCATGCCAGCTTCTATGAGCTGCCCCCTGAAGTCGGCCACATGTGAGCCCTGCCATGAGTGAGCATCACGCCAAGATCGAGTACCTGCTGCGGCTGGCCGACAGCGCCCTGATCCAGGGCCAGCGGCTGTGCGAGTGGTGCGGCCGGGCCCCGGCGCTGGAAGAGGAGCTGGCGCTGATGAACGTCGGCCTGGATCTGGTGGGCCAGGCGCGCAACTGGTACGACTACGCGGCGGAATTGCTGGCCGACGGCCGCGATGCCGATCACCTGGCCTTTCGCCGCGACGAGCGTGCCTTCCGCAATCTGTTGCTGGTCGAGCAACCCAACGGCGACTACGCCGTGACCCTGACGAAGCAGTTCCTCTACGACGCCTGGCACCTGCCCGTGCTGCGCGGCCTGAGCGAGTCCGGCGACGCCCGCATCGCCGGTATCGCCGCCAAGGCGGTCAAGGAAGTCACCTATCATCTGCGTCGCTCCGGCGAATGGGTCGAGCGCCTGGGCGATGGCACCGAAGAGAGTCACGCACGGATGCTGGCTGCCCTGCCCCAGGTCTGGCGCTTTACCGTGGAGCTGACCCAGGGCGACGAGGTGGAGCAGGCGCTGCAGGAGGCAGGTATCGGCCCGGATCCGCTGGCCATTGCCAGCGCCTGGCAAGCGCAGGTCGAGGAGACCTTCGCCCGGGCCACCCTGCCCGTGCCCGCCCCTGCGGTGAACTTCTACCTCAGCGGACGCCGTGGCCTGCACACCGAACACCTGGGCACCCTGCTGGCGGAAATGCAGTTCCTGCAACGAGCCCATCCCGATGCGACCTGGTGAGCTGATCGCCAGCAGTCACGGCGCCCGTCCAGGCACCGCCGCCGACCTCGACCTGGCCTGGCGGGTGCTCGGCGCGGTGATGGATCCCGAGGTGCCGGTTGTCAGCGTGGTCGACCTGGGTATCGTGCGCGACCTGGATTGGCAGCAGGGCCACCTGCATGTGGTGGTGACCCCGACCTACTCCGGCTGCCCGGCCACCGAGGTCATCGAGCAGGACATCCAGCAGGCTCTTGAGACCGCCGGCTTCGCCGCCCCGCGCCTGGAGCGCCGCCTGGACCCGGCCTGGACCACCGACTGGATCACCGCCACCGGCCGCCAGGCGCTGAGCGCCTACGGCATCGCTCCCCCCGCCCCCGGTGGCAGCAAGCGCAGCCTGCTGGGCGAGGCGCCGGAAGTGAGCTGTCCGCAATGCGGCAGCCGCGACACCGAACGGCTGAGCGAATTCGGCTCCACGGCCTGCAAGGCGCTGTATCGCTGCCTGGAATGCCGCGAGCCCTTCGACTACTTCAAGTGCATCTGAGCGGCGGCGCCGCACGAGGTCGACCATGAGCCGATTCCACCGCCTGACCATCCGCGACGTCCGTCCCGAAACCCGCGACGCCGTGTCCATCGCATTCGACATCCCCGCCGAACTGCAGGAACGCTTTCGCTTCACCCAGGGCCAGCACCTGGTGATCCGCACCCGGGTGGAGGGCGAGGAGCTGCGCCGCTCCTACTCGATCTGCAGCGGCGTCAACGATGGCGAGCTGCGGGTGGCCATCAAGCGGGTCAACGGCGGCCGTTTCTCCACCCACGCCAACCAGGCGCTCAAGGTCGGCAGCCAGCTGGATGTCATGCCGCCCGCGGGCCGCTTTCAGACTCCCCTTGATCCCCAGCGCCAGGGCCACTATCTGGCCGTGGCGGCAGGCAGCGGCATCACCCCCATCCTGTCGATCATCAAGACCACCCTGGAAACCGAACCGCTCAGCCAGATCACCCTGCTCTACGGCAATCGCTCGGGCAACGCCGCCCTGTTTCGCGAGCAACTGGAGGACCTGAAGAATCGCTATCTGCAACGCCTGAACCTGATCTTCGTCTTCAGCCGCGAACAACAGGACGTGGACCTCTACAACGGTCGTATCGACGCCGATAAATGCGCGCAGCTGTTCAGTCGCTGGCTGGACGTTCCTTCCCTCACCGCCGCCTTCATCTGCGGTCCCCAGGCGATGACCGAAATGGTACGGACGCAGCTCACCGCCAGGGGCCTGCCAGCTGAGCGCATCCACTTCGAGCTCTTTGCCGCCGCAGGAAGCGAGCGATCGGAGGCGCGTCAGACCATCGAAACCGGCAGCACCGCAACCAGCCAGATCACCGTCATCCACGATGGTCGCGCTCTGGCATTCGATCTGCCACGCAACAGCGCCAGCCTGCTGGACGCCAGCAACGCCCAGGGTGCTGAACTGCCCTATTCCTGCAGGGCGGGCGTCTGCTCCACCTGCAAATGCCGGGTGATCGAGGGTGAGGTGGAAATGGACAGCAACTTCGCCCTGGAGGATTACGAGGTCAAGGCCGGCTATGTGCTCGCCTGCCAGGCCTACCCCCTCAGCGACCGGGTGGTGCTCGACTTCGACCAGCGGTAAACCGTCGCCCAGGGCGAAACCAAGAACGATAACGAGAGCCGCCGCCCCGGTGTCGGACGCGCTCCAGGAGGAGTCCCATGAACAACGCCCCCGTCCTGCAAAGCTTCATTGGCGGCCGCTGGATCGGCCAGCACGGTGCCCAGCCGTTGCGCAGCGCCCTGAATGGTCGACCGGTCGCCCATACCCACGAGGAACGCCTGGACTTCACCGAAGCGCTCCGGCATGGCCGCATCCAGGGGCAGCAGGCGCTGATGGCGCTGGACTTCCAGCAGCGCGCCCAGTGCCTCAAGGCCCTGGGGCTCTATCTGCTGGAACACAAGGAGCGCCTCTACGAGATCAGCCGCCACACCGGCGCGACCCGCGCGGACAGCTGGATCGATGTGGAGGGCGGCGCCAGCACCCTCTTCGCCTACGCCGGCCTCGGCCGCCGCGAGCTGCCCTCCGGCAACCTCATTCACGAAGGCCCGGCCTTCCCCCTGGGCAAGGCCGGGCATTTCGCCGGCACCCATATCCTGGTCCCCCGCGGGGGCCTGGCGGTGCATATCAATGCCTTCAACTTCCCCATCTGGGGCATGCTGGAGAAATTCGCACCCAGCTTTCTCGCCGCCATGCCCTGCATCATCAAGCCGGCCACTGCTACCAGCTACGTGACCGAAGCGGCTGTGCGCCTGATGCAGGAATCCGGTCTGCTGCCCTCCGGCAGTCTGCAACTCATCATCGGCAGCACCGGCGACCTGCTGGATCAGCTGCAAGGCCAGGACGTGGTCACCTTCACCGGCTCGGCGGACACCGCTGCCCGGCTGCGGGTCACGCCCAACCTGATCCAGCGTTCGATCCCCTTCAACGCCGAGGCGGATTCGCTGAACTGCGCCATCCTCGCCCCTGACGTCACACCCGACGATGAGGAATTCGAGCTCTTCGTCCGCGAGGTAGCGCGCGAGATGACCGCCAAGGCCGGGCAGAAATGCACTGCCATTCGCCGCGCCATCGTCCCCAGCCAGCATCTCGATGCCGTGGCCGAACGCCTGAGCGCCCGCCTGGCCAAGCTGGTGATCGGCGATCCGGCGGTGGAAGGCGTGAAGATGGGCGCCCTGGCGTCCCACGCCCAACAAGCCGATGTGGCCGAGCGCGTGCAGGCCCTGCTCGCCTCCAGCGAGCTCATCCATGGCGCCCGCGACGGCTTCGAGCCCCGTGGCGACGGCGTGCGGGACGGCGCCTTCTTCGCCCCGACCCTGTTGCGCAGCCGCGATCCCCATGCCCCCGGCGGCGCCCATGACATCGAAGCCTTCGGTCCGGTCAGCACCCTGATGGGCTACGCCGATCTGGACGAAGCCCTGGTGCTGGCGGCCCGCGGCCAGGGCAGCCTGGTAGCTACCCTGGTCACCCGCGCGCCACAGATCGCCGCGCGGATGGCACCGACCATGGCCGCCCTGCATGGCCGCCTGCATATCCTTGACCGTGAAGCCGCCGCCGAATCCACCGGCCACGGCTCCCCGCTGCCCATGCTCAAGCATGGCGGCCCCGGTCGCGCCGGTGGTGGTGAAGAGCTGGGCGGCCTGCGCGCGGTAAAGCACTATCTGCAACGCGCCGCAGTCCAGGGCTCCCCGACCATGCTCATGGGTATCACCGGCGAGTACGTCCGCGGCGCCGTCCTGCACGAAGGCGAGGTTCATCCCTTCCGCCACCACTTCGACGACCTGCGGATCGGTGAATCCCTGCTTACCCATAGACGCACGGTGACCGAAGCCGATCTGGTCAACTTCGGCTGCCTGTCGGGCGATCACTTCTACATGCACTTCGATGAACTGGCCGCGCGGCAATCGCAATTCGGCAAGCGCATCGCCCATGGCTACTTCGTACTCTCCGCCGCGGCCGGGCTGTTCGTTTCTCCCGGCGTCGGCCCGGTGCTGGCCAACTACGGCCTGGACACCCTGCGCTTCGTCAATCCGGTCGGCATCGGCGACACCATCCAGGCCCGCCTCACCTGCAAGCGCAAGATCGACCAGGGCAAGCTGAGTCCTCTAGGTGAGCCCCAGGGCGTGGTCGCCTGGGATGTCGAGGTCACCAATCAGGACCAGGTGCTGGTGGCGAGCTACGACATCCTGACGCTGGTCGCGAAGCGCGCTGACCTGGCGCCTGCCGGCTGAATTGTCAGCAGGCCTTTTCTACAGGCACAAAAAAAGCTGCCCTAGGGCAGCTTCTCTTGCGTCGTTCGGGCAGTTCAGAGGACCCGGAACGACTTCTATATGGCGCAGCGGACGGGACTCGAACCCGCGACCCCCGGCGTGACAGGCCGGTATTCTAACCGACTGAACTACCGCTGCGCATTGCGTGTACCTTGCGGAACACTTCCCGAAGAGTTTGGTGGCTGATGACGGGATCGAACCGCCGACCCCCTGCGTGTGATGCAGGTGCTCTCCCAGCTGAGCTAATCAGCCATCCCCTTCGGGTGACGCGCATTCTGCTCGTAGCCCCTTGATCCGTCAAGGATTTTTCCAATTTATTTTTTCTGCTCGCGACTATTCGACGTAGATCATCTTGCGCGTCATGCCCCCATCCAGCGTGATGGCTTCACCACTGATGAAGCCGGCATTACCACCCAGCAGCCAGGCCACGCAGGCCGCCACGTCTTCCACCGTCCCCACCCGCCCAACCGGATGCTGCTCGTGATCGGTAGCGGACAACGGCTCGGCGTCCCGGACATGGGGATCCCGTGCATCGATCCAGCCGGGACAGAGGGCGTTCACCCGCACCTCCGGCCCGAGGCTGATCGCCAGTGCATGGGTCAGCGCCAGTAGCCCGCCCTTGCTGGCGGCATAGGCTTCGCTGTGCGGCTCGGATTGCTGAGCGCGAGTCGAGGCGATATTGACGATGGCGCCCTGCTGCTCGCGCAGATAGGGCGCGCAATGCTTGGCCATCAGCATGGGGCCGTCCAGATTCACCCCCAGCACCCGACGCCATTCGCCCAGCGCCAGGCTTTCCAGCGGCTGGCCTTGAGCGCTGGCGAGGCCGGCATTGTTGACCAGGGCATCCAGTCGCCCGAACTGGCCGATCACCTGGGCAACGGCGGACTCGACCTGGGTCTCGTCGGCCACGTCCACCGCCACGAACCAGGCACGATCACCCAGGGCAGCGGCCACCTTGGCGCCACGCTCCTGCTCGACGTCAGCCACCACCACACGCCAGCCCTCGGCCACCAGCCAGGCGGCAATGCCCAGAC includes these proteins:
- the paaF gene encoding 2,3-dehydroadipyl-CoA hydratase PaaF is translated as MPRTLNVLPPEKGVCLITLQRPEALNALSTELLGELAQALETAEREPEVRVVVLTGSRKAFAAGADLKEMAERDLIGTLEDPRVRHWQRIAAFSKPLIAAVNGFALGGGCELAMHADILIAGRDARFGQPEINLGIIPGAGGTQRLLRAVGKSQAMQMVLTGEAIDACQAQRVGLVSEITQPELTVERALEIGRLIAAKAPLAVRLAKEVLLKAQDVDLASGLKIERQAFIMLAGTADRTEGLRAFQEKRPPRFVGR
- the paaG gene encoding 2-(1,2-epoxy-1,2-dihydrophenyl)acetyl-CoA isomerase PaaG, with translation MTFEHLLFSVEDGVALLSLNRPEQLNSFTPPMHLELREALKQVRQTPEVRVLLLTGEGRGFCAGQDLSDRNVAPEAAMPDLGASIETYYNPLIRALRDLPMPVICAVNGVAAGAGANIPLACDLVLAARSASFIQAFCKIGLIPDSGGTWMLPRLIGMARAKALALLGERLTAEQAADWGLIYRVVDDAELRSEALKLARHLATQPTAGLALIKRSLNASFDNSFDEQLDLERDLQRLAGRSDDYREGVSAFMAKRSPTFRGR
- the paaH gene encoding 3-hydroxyacyl-CoA dehydrogenase PaaH — translated: MVALPETARIAVIGAGAMGAGIAQVAAQAGHEVQLYDNRPGAAVRAIDGIAWQLGRLVEKGKLEGATRDAILSRLRPAVSLDALAEVSLVIEAIVEDLAVKGALFAQLEALCAPDCILASNTSSLSITALAAGLERPERLAGLHFFNPAPLMALVEVVSGLATDAAVVETLLATARRWGKRPVRTRSTPGFIVNRVARPFYAESLRLLQEGAASCASLDALLREAGGFRMGAFELTDLIGQDINYAVTCSVFNAYHGDPRFRPSLIQKELVDAGRLGRKSGQGFYDYREGATRPAPTELESAATVDGCVLEGDLGVARSLVQRLRATGIAVTERAGSGLLRVGDAVLALSDGRLASERARQEGLRNLVLFDLALDYGTASRLAISWAADTTPLARDQAVALLRHAGLKVTPIRDLPGLPVLRTVAMLANEAADAVLHQVASAADVDLALCAGVNYPLGPLAWAEAIGLGLVLTTLENLQRSYGEDRYRPSLLLRRTLAEGGRLHE
- the paaI gene encoding hydroxyphenylacetyl-CoA thioesterase PaaI; the protein is MNDAHSQPLAEACAEALLSRDRASRQLGIQLLDVGPGSARLSMLVTQDHLQGYGTCHGGLLFTLADSAFAVACNTYDQATVASGCSIDFLAPAQAGDRLVATAIEQSRRGRTGLYDVRIDNQQGQLIALFRGRAYRVHGPVLVQETREE
- the paaK gene encoding phenylacetate--CoA ligase PaaK, with amino-acid sequence MNLPLDANRALLDPLEIASLDSLRQHQLDRLRWSLKHAYENVPLYRRRFEEAQVHPDDLHSLDDLARFPFTGKSDLRDHYPYGMFAVPQHEIVRLHASSGTTGKPTVVGYTQGDIDTWASVMARSIRAAGGRKGDRVHIAYGYGLFTGGLGAHYGAERLGCTVIPMSGGQTEKQVQLIRDLQPDIIMVTPSYMLNLADEIERQGVDPHELRLRLGIFGAEPWTAELRRVVEERLGIVALDIYGLSEIMGPGVAMECAETKDGPTVWEDHFYPEIIDPVSGAVLPDGEYGELVFTSLSKEALPMIRYRTRDLTRLLPGTARPMRRIDKITGRSDDMLIIRGVNVFPTQIEEQVLKAGILAEVYELHLSRQGNLDSIEVHVELRHELQHLAATEQAQIAQELARQIKTHVGISTRVLLQPCHSLKRSEGKACHVYDCRQRA
- the paaA gene encoding 1,2-phenylacetyl-CoA epoxidase subunit PaaA produces the protein MYAQLVETGTKGVKSLEEMSPEERAFQQKIDDEIKIEAKNWMPEAYRQTLIRQISQHAHSEIVGMLPEGNWVTRAPTLKRKLQLMAKIQDEAGHGLYLYSAMETLGADRDEEIAKLHTGKAKYSSIFNYPTLNWADMGAVGWLVDGAAIVNQVVLQRTSYGPYSRAMIRICKEESFHQRQGYELLLTMMRQGTQAQRDMVQDAINRLWWPALMMFGPNDAHSPNSAQSLAWKIKRQSNDELRQRFIDQTVPQLELLGCTAPDPELRWNEARGHYDFGAIQWEEFYEVLKGNGPCNAERLATRRNAIDGGAWVREAAVAHARKKQQRTSAA
- the paaB gene encoding 1,2-phenylacetyl-CoA epoxidase subunit PaaB, with translation MAEWALFEVFVRSKHGLNHKHVGSVHAADAAMALENARELYTRRSEGVSLWVVPSAQITASSPDEKEPLFDPADDKVYRHASFYELPPEVGHM
- the paaC gene encoding 1,2-phenylacetyl-CoA epoxidase subunit PaaC codes for the protein MSEHHAKIEYLLRLADSALIQGQRLCEWCGRAPALEEELALMNVGLDLVGQARNWYDYAAELLADGRDADHLAFRRDERAFRNLLLVEQPNGDYAVTLTKQFLYDAWHLPVLRGLSESGDARIAGIAAKAVKEVTYHLRRSGEWVERLGDGTEESHARMLAALPQVWRFTVELTQGDEVEQALQEAGIGPDPLAIASAWQAQVEETFARATLPVPAPAVNFYLSGRRGLHTEHLGTLLAEMQFLQRAHPDATW
- the paaD gene encoding 1,2-phenylacetyl-CoA epoxidase subunit PaaD, yielding MRPGELIASSHGARPGTAADLDLAWRVLGAVMDPEVPVVSVVDLGIVRDLDWQQGHLHVVVTPTYSGCPATEVIEQDIQQALETAGFAAPRLERRLDPAWTTDWITATGRQALSAYGIAPPAPGGSKRSLLGEAPEVSCPQCGSRDTERLSEFGSTACKALYRCLECREPFDYFKCI
- the paaE gene encoding 1,2-phenylacetyl-CoA epoxidase subunit PaaE produces the protein MSRFHRLTIRDVRPETRDAVSIAFDIPAELQERFRFTQGQHLVIRTRVEGEELRRSYSICSGVNDGELRVAIKRVNGGRFSTHANQALKVGSQLDVMPPAGRFQTPLDPQRQGHYLAVAAGSGITPILSIIKTTLETEPLSQITLLYGNRSGNAALFREQLEDLKNRYLQRLNLIFVFSREQQDVDLYNGRIDADKCAQLFSRWLDVPSLTAAFICGPQAMTEMVRTQLTARGLPAERIHFELFAAAGSERSEARQTIETGSTATSQITVIHDGRALAFDLPRNSASLLDASNAQGAELPYSCRAGVCSTCKCRVIEGEVEMDSNFALEDYEVKAGYVLACQAYPLSDRVVLDFDQR